The Thermodesulfobacteriota bacterium genomic interval AAGTGGCGCCAGGAGGTTGATAGCGGAGAAAGAGTCGTAGTGGGTTTGAACAAGTTCAAAATAGAGGAGAAGGAAGAAGTGCCTGCATTTACCTTATATCAGCCTGAGATAGAGGCAGAGGTTATAAAGAAGATGGAAAGATGGAAGGCGAATCGTAACAATACTGAGGTAAGAGATTCGCTGGAGAGAGTAAAAGAGGCTATGTCTGATTATGATAATGTAGAAAAGGCAGGTATTCTTATGCCTAAGCTCATTGAAGCTGCTAGAGCCAGGTGTACGTTAGGTGAGATGATGGAGGCGATAGTGGAAGTCAGTGGAGGCAGGATATATTCTACATAAGGAGGCGGGTATGAGTAATGACCAAGGCAAGAAAAATATTAAGGCTGTAATGGCTCGATTTTCCCTGGATGGGCATGACCGGGGGCTTTTATCTATTATGAGCAATTTTAAGGATGCAGGGATTGAAGTGGTTTTCACCTATTTCAGTGACCCAAGAGAGCTTGCTAAGGTGGTAGAAGAGGAAGATGCGGATGTTTTAGGTATAACCAGTTCTATGGGGCAGCACTTCTATGTTGCGTCCACTCTTTTAGAGGCATTGAAAGAGCGGAGAATAAATACACCTGTTATAATGGGAGGGGTTATACCCACAAGGGATGTGCCTCAGCTTGTAGATATGGGTGTAAAAAAGGTATTTGGACCAGGCTCTGCCCCTCGCGATGCCATCGATTTTGTTTCCATGCTTTCAAAGAATTAAACAAGAAAGGGGTAGTCCTCTGACTACCCCTTATACCTAACCTCTTTGTGTCTTGCTATTTCATGTACATCCCGCCGCTTTGCGCATAGTTTCACCCGCCATATAACTCGATTCATCCGAAGTCAAAAATACTATAGCATTTGCAATATCCAAAATATAACATACCTTTTTAAAAAGCGTCATGCAGCTATGGTAGGGATGATTCTTGAAAATCTATTGTATTTAAAGGGAAGTTCTGATAAATTAAGAAAGTAAGAGCTTTGGGACAGTATCCCTGTTCGCATACATACAGGTATCTTTCAGGACGAACTGATTGTTGCATGGAGAGGGGCATTTTATGGGAGAAAACCTTGTTGAAAAGATAATCAGGGAGCATAAGGTTTCAGGGAACCTTTGCCCGGGTGAGACCGTCTCAATCTCTACAGACCAGGTTCTTACTCAGGATGCCACGGGTACTATGACTTATCTTCAGTTTGAGGCTATGGATATTCCCAGGGTACAGGTGCCTCTTGTTGTATCGTATGTAGACCACAACATGCTACAAACCGATTTTAAGAACCCCGATGATCATCTGTTCCTTCAGTCTACTGCTGCCAAGTATGGGGCTTACTTTTCAAAACCAGGCAATGGAATATGCCATCAGGTGCACCTTGAGAGGTTTGCAGTTCCCGGTCAGGTTCTTCTGGGGACGGACAGTCACACACCAACGGCCGGTGGTATGGGAGTGATAGCCATTGGTGCTGGTGGTCTGGATATAGCTGCTGTTATGGCTCGAGGTATTTATGAGTTCAGGATGCCAAAAGTTATACTAATAAGGCTTACAGGTAAACTCAACCGCCCATGGGTAACGGCAATGGATGTTATCATGGAGATATTGAGAATATTATCGGTAAAGGGTGGGGTGGGAAAGATTATAGAATACGGTGGCCCGGGAGTGGATACATTAAGTGTTACAGAGAGGGCTACTATAGCCAATATGGGGGTTGAGCTGGGAGCTACCACCTCCATTTTCCCCAGTGATGAAAGAACAAAAAGGTATCTTAAGGCACAGAACAGGGATAAGGACTGGCGGCATATTAAAGCCGATGAAGATGCTTCCTACGATGAGGAACTGAACTTAGACCTAAGTAGATTAGAACCATTAGTGACCCAACCCCATAGCCCTGACAATGTGGTGAAAATCAAAGAGTTGAAAGGGACAAGGGTGGATCAGGTATGTATAGGCAGCTGCACTAATTCCTCCTATCAGGTTCTGAAGTCTGTAAGCTCCATATTAAGGGGGAAAACTGTGGCTCCGTGGTGTAGTATGACTGTTAGTCCTGGGTCGAAGCAGGTGTATGAGATGATTGCCAGAGAAGGAGATCTGTCAGATATAATAGCCAGTGGAGCGAGAATTTTGGAACCTGCCTGTGGTCCCTGTATAGGAATGGGGCAGTCTCCTTCAACTGATGGAATATCCGTTAGGTCCTTCAATAGAAACTTTAAAGGAAGGAGCGGGACTGATTCTGCTATGATATACCTCTGTAATCCGCTGGCTGCAACGGCTATTGCCATAAAGGGGACAATACTAGATCCGATGGAGATAGACCTGGACTTTGATGAAATAGAAGAACCGAAGAGATTCTTGATAAATGATAACATGATATTACCGCCTTCACCAAACCCGGAAGATGTGCATATCATTCGTGGACCAAATATAAAAGAGATTCCTGTAAAGGGCCCTCTGGAGGATGATATTTGCTGTACTGTTCTAATAAAGGTTGGAGATAACATAACCACTGACGACATTATGCCGGCATCCTCCAATATACTTCCTCTCAGGTCAAACATACCTGCTATATCAGAGTTTGTTTTTTCAAGGATTGATAAGGATTTTGCTAAAAGAGCAAAAGAGATGGGTGGCGGGGTCATAATAGGTGGGGAGAACTATGG includes:
- a CDS encoding cobalamin-dependent protein (Presence of a B(12) (cobalamin)-binding domain implies dependence on cobalamin itself, in one of its several forms, or in some unusual lineages, dependence on a cobalamin-like analog.), which produces MSNDQGKKNIKAVMARFSLDGHDRGLLSIMSNFKDAGIEVVFTYFSDPRELAKVVEEEDADVLGITSSMGQHFYVASTLLEALKERRINTPVIMGGVIPTRDVPQLVDMGVKKVFGPGSAPRDAIDFVSMLSKN
- a CDS encoding aconitate hydratase, with product MGENLVEKIIREHKVSGNLCPGETVSISTDQVLTQDATGTMTYLQFEAMDIPRVQVPLVVSYVDHNMLQTDFKNPDDHLFLQSTAAKYGAYFSKPGNGICHQVHLERFAVPGQVLLGTDSHTPTAGGMGVIAIGAGGLDIAAVMARGIYEFRMPKVILIRLTGKLNRPWVTAMDVIMEILRILSVKGGVGKIIEYGGPGVDTLSVTERATIANMGVELGATTSIFPSDERTKRYLKAQNRDKDWRHIKADEDASYDEELNLDLSRLEPLVTQPHSPDNVVKIKELKGTRVDQVCIGSCTNSSYQVLKSVSSILRGKTVAPWCSMTVSPGSKQVYEMIAREGDLSDIIASGARILEPACGPCIGMGQSPSTDGISVRSFNRNFKGRSGTDSAMIYLCNPLAATAIAIKGTILDPMEIDLDFDEIEEPKRFLINDNMILPPSPNPEDVHIIRGPNIKEIPVKGPLEDDICCTVLIKVGDNITTDDIMPASSNILPLRSNIPAISEFVFSRIDKDFAKRAKEMGGGVIIGGENYGQGSSREHAALAPMYLGVKAVIARSFARIHRSNLINYGIVPFEFEKDEDYQRIEEGNLIEVKGIREGLGEERNIALCNKSKGINIPVKAMLTLRESEILKAGGVLRWLKMH